The window ACTAAATCCAAATATTCGTTAGGAATCCCTTGCCCTGTATCAGATTCTACTGCCACAGAGTTAATCACAGAAATGGAAACAAACTCTGAATCAGATTGGAAAAATACAAATATAGATCCTGATTCTGGAGAAAACTTCATTGCATTCAGTAATAACTCTGCAAAGAATTTCCTAAAGTATTCTTTGTCCCAAAGGATATATTTCGAATCTAAATATTTATCTTCCAGTTTTCCCAACTGGATTTTTTGATTTTTTATTTTTAAGAGAGGATCCATTTCTAAAACTAGGGCACTGATTTCCGCTCGAAATTCCCGAAGACTCACCTTTACAGAATCCACTCGACCAAAAATAATATTTTCGATTTCTGTAAATGTTTGTAAGACTTTTTTCGCATAACTAGCATTCTCTTCTAATATCTCTAAAATTTCTTTTTGTAGGATATAATCTCCCTCTTTGGTTTTTGTCATCCCTTTGATGATATCAATGATCTGGACAAGAATCCCAAACCCTGCCCCTTGGGACAAACTGGCTCGCAGAACATGAAATAGATTTTTATGTAATTCTTTGCTATCAAACTCACCCTTTTCTAAGGACTGGTTTTTGAAACTATACCAATCGAGTAACTTTTCGAGTGAGATGATTTTTTCTTTTTCAAAAACTGTCTTTTGGTAGTCCATTTCCTGTTTGGAAAGATGGTATTGGATTTTTTTAGATAACTCTTTTGGGGAGATGGGTTTGATACAATAATCCTGCACATTTTCTCGCATCACATCGATGATGGACTGGCTATCCTCCGCAGCAGAAACAACAATGATAGGAACGTTTGGATTTGTTTTACGGACTTCCAAAATTAGCTCTTTGCCTGTCCCATCTGGCAAAACTAAATCTGTGACAATCAAATCTACAGATTTAAATCCATCTTCCCTGTAGGTTTCTAATGTTGGTTTTAGGCCTGAAAACTGGATGATTTCATAACCACTTGTGCGAAGGGTACTGGTGTATAAAAGAGCCGTTGTCGGATCATCTTCGATGATTAAAATATTTGGTTTTTGTTTCATACCCAAAGTGCCCTCGCCTATTTCGACGAGGACAATGGAATGAATCTAACGAAAAACTAAAAAGGAACGGTTGTTATGTTTCTCTTTCTTCGTTTTCGGAAGAGGTATCACGAACCTGTCTCGGTTCTTGTGATTCTCCCCTCTCACCAGAATTAGAACTTTGCGAATCAGTCTGGTTTTGGTTCTGATTGTTGTGATTAGAACCTACCCGTCTGTCCCTATGTTTCTTTCTGGGTGGGCGCTTTTTGTTAGGTTCTTTTTTACGGTTTTGTTGTCCGAACTGATGGCTGTCAGGTTTTGGTCTTTGTCTGAGCGAAATTTCCCAGAAAAAAGCAGATTGAACAGCTGCTTCATTTCCTTCTGAGATCGCCACAATCTTATAAACCATAAACGCATCATAGAAATAGTCCTTTTTCTTAAAAAAGGAGTTTTGTCTTTCTTTTTCATCATCCGTAACTTGAAACCGAGGTTGGCTGATAAAAATCTTAACTAAATTGTCTTGTTCTCGTTTTGGAATTCCCATTCGTTCAAAAACAACTTGGAGACTTTCTTTGATGTTATGCGCTAGGTGGCCACGATCATTTTCATAAAGATCTTTGATGATATCGTAAAAAATTAACGAATAAAAGATAGCAGGTGTCATCTCTTCTCTTGCAGAGAGGAGTTTGTCAGTGACTGCGAGTCTTTT of the Leptospira kanakyensis genome contains:
- a CDS encoding ATP-binding response regulator; the encoded protein is MKQKPNILIIEDDPTTALLYTSTLRTSGYEIIQFSGLKPTLETYREDGFKSVDLIVTDLVLPDGTGKELILEVRKTNPNVPIIVVSAAEDSQSIIDVMRENVQDYCIKPISPKELSKKIQYHLSKQEMDYQKTVFEKEKIISLEKLLDWYSFKNQSLEKGEFDSKELHKNLFHVLRASLSQGAGFGILVQIIDIIKGMTKTKEGDYILQKEILEILEENASYAKKVLQTFTEIENIIFGRVDSVKVSLREFRAEISALVLEMDPLLKIKNQKIQLGKLEDKYLDSKYILWDKEYFRKFFAELLLNAMKFSPESGSIFVFFQSDSEFVSISVINSVAVESDTGQGIPNEYLDLVFEPFFRLTKNLYEKYGSLDFGIGLSLVRETIHKFGGHIIVRNILDHLGDVVTPKVEFKATLPYVSSEK